Below is a window of Vicingus serpentipes DNA.
TTTACAAAGAAGTAAGGTATCACTATATATTAGAGAATTTATTAAACAAAGATAAAGACATTAGAATTATAGGCTTAATAAGGAATCCTTTAGCAGTAATTAATTCATGGTTAAATGCTCCAAAAGAATTTAGGAAAGAATTAGGCTGGGATGAAATGGAAGAATGGCGTTTCGCTTCAAAAAAAAATAACAATCAACCAGAGGAATTTAATGGATTTGAAAAATGGAAAGAAGTCGCGAATTTATTTCAAAAATTAGAAAAAGACTACCCCTCACAATTTAGAATAATATCATATTCCCAATTAATTAAAGAGACCGAAATAACAATTGATGAAATCTTTACTTTTTGTGATATAAAACTTTCAGAAACTACTAAACAATTTATTTTTCAAAGCAAAAACAATAATAACAATGATCCTTATAGTGTGTTTAAAATAAAAAAAGATGATGATCAATGGAAAAAGACACTGAATAATATAATTGTTAAAGAAATAATTTCTGATTTAAAGAATACACCTTTAGAGAAATACCTAACAGAATGAGATTAGATTTTTTAATAAGTTCAGAAAGATCGGGCAGTAATCTAATTACAAAATTAATAGATACACATTCATTATACATAGGCCCTTCACCAGTACATTTAATTAGATCATTTGCTTTAAGCATGCCTAAATATGGTAGCTTATCCAACAATAAAAATTGGGACACATTTATTGTTGATATTTATGATTTCTTTAATTTTAAAATTGGTATTTGGAATTCTTCTTTTTCCTTTGATGAACTTTTAGACATA
It encodes the following:
- a CDS encoding sulfotransferase domain-containing protein; amino-acid sequence: MKRIAIHSVPRSGSTWLGEIFNSHPKVSYKYQPLFSYAFKNRLTPNSSLQDISLFYNEINLSKDSFINQDEAREIKRVAKFHKSNVAEYTVYKEVRYHYILENLLNKDKDIRIIGLIRNPLAVINSWLNAPKEFRKELGWDEMEEWRFASKKNNNQPEEFNGFEKWKEVANLFQKLEKDYPSQFRIISYSQLIKETEITIDEIFTFCDIKLSETTKQFIFQSKNNNNNDPYSVFKIKKDDDQWKKTLNNIIVKEIISDLKNTPLEKYLTE